The Paenibacillus spongiae nucleotide sequence TCCGGCGGACTCGATTCCAGCGCCTTGACGACGCTCGCCGTCCGTTATTATGAACAGACCGGCCAAGGCGCGGTCCATACGTTCTCCGTCGATTATGTCGATAACGACAAACATTTCAAGGCGCACGACTTTCAACCGAATGCCGATGCGCCATGGATTGACCGTATGAATACGTATTTGGGCACGGTGCACCACCCCGTACATTTCGACACCCCCGAATTGGTCAAAGCCTTACGTGAAGCAATGCTCGCGCGCGATTTGCCGGGAATGGCCGATGTCGACGCTTCGCTGCTGCTCTTCTGCCGGGAAATCAAGAAGGAAGCGACCGTCGCCATATCCGGCGAAGCAGCTGACGAAATCTTCGGAGGCTATCCTTGGTTTCACCGGGAGGAATCATTAAATTCCAACACGTTCCCGTGGTCGCTTGCCAGCGGAATGCGGGCCGACCTGCTCTCCCAAGACGTTGCTGCATGGATACGTCCGCTCGAATATATCGCCGACCGCTATAGCGAAGCCATCGGCGAGGTGCCTCGCTTGAAAGGGGAAGACGAAACAGCCGCACGGATGCGGGTCATGTCATATTTGAATATTACCCGTTTCATGCCCACGCTGCTTGACCGCAAAGATCGAATGAGCATGGCTGTCGGGCTTGAGGTTCGCGTCCCTTATTGCGATCACCGGCTAGTCGATTATGTCTTCAATATCCCATGGGAAATTAAAACGGCCGGCGACCGGGAGAAAGGGATTCTCCGCCGTTCGCTTGAAGGCGTCCTCCCGCACGATGTGCTGTACCGCAAGAAAAGCCCATACCCGAAAACGCACAACCCGAATTATCTGGATGCCGTACGCACTCAGGTTTTGGACTTAATTCATGAAGGCACCTCGCCGTTACTGCCGCTTATCAATGTCAAACGAATCCGGGAAATCGCCGAGTCCGAATCCGCCAGCACCAATCTCCCCTGGTTTGGCCAGCTAATGTCCGGCCCGCAGCTGTTCGCCTACTTGCTTCAGACGGATATGTGGCTGCG carries:
- the asnB gene encoding asparagine synthase (glutamine-hydrolyzing); this encodes MCGFTGWIDWTDDLTKHAATLERMTETLSNRGPDASGTWISPNCALGHRRLSVIDPANGAQPMVRVSGDDTFVIVYNGELYNAPELKRELEGRGRSFTTTCDTEVLLVAYMEWGPSCVEKFNGIFAFAIWDTLEQKLFLARDRLGVKPLFIAKQLGRFIFGSEPKSLLAHPSVKPEVGPEGLAEIFILGPARTPGHGVYRDISELLPGQCATVTRSGVSITHYWRLESRPHTEDVEATAHTVGELLKDTVERQLVSDVPLCTLLSGGLDSSALTTLAVRYYEQTGQGAVHTFSVDYVDNDKHFKAHDFQPNADAPWIDRMNTYLGTVHHPVHFDTPELVKALREAMLARDLPGMADVDASLLLFCREIKKEATVAISGEAADEIFGGYPWFHREESLNSNTFPWSLASGMRADLLSQDVAAWIRPLEYIADRYSEAIGEVPRLKGEDETAARMRVMSYLNITRFMPTLLDRKDRMSMAVGLEVRVPYCDHRLVDYVFNIPWEIKTAGDREKGILRRSLEGVLPHDVLYRKKSPYPKTHNPNYLDAVRTQVLDLIHEGTSPLLPLINVKRIREIAESESASTNLPWFGQLMSGPQLFAYLLQTDMWLREYKVSVR